TGGCCGGCGGCCTACCACAAGAACCAATTTCCGCGTCACGGGTCTGACAGCGGAGTCGATGAAAAAATGGCGGCTTGACCGCCCCGAAAGGAAAGCAATGATCCGTCGTAGTTTCGCCACCGCCTGCCTCAGCATGCTGATGGCCGTGACCGCACCGGCATGGGCGCAGCAGGCGCCGGATGCCCTGGTGAAGGAAGTCTCCACCGAAGTGATGGATGCGGCCCGCGAGGACAAGGCCATCCAGCAGGGCGACGTGCAGCGCGTCATCACGCTGGTCGATTCGAAGATCATGCCGCATGTGGATTTCGAACGCATGACGGCCTCCGCGGTCGGCCGTTACTGGCGCCAGGCCTCGGCGGAGCAGAAGCAGCGCCTGCAGACCGAGTTCAAGCAACTGCTGGTGCGCACCTATGCCGGCGCGCTGGCACAGGTCAAGGACCAGCGGGTGGTGATGAAGCCGATGCGTGCGTCGCCCGAGGACAAGGAAGTGATCGTGCGCAGCGAGGTGCGCGGCAAGGGTGATCCGGTGCAGATGGACTACCGCCTGGAGAAGACCGCGGACGGCTGGAAGATCTACGACGTCAACGTGCTGGGCGTCTGGCTGGTCGAGAACTACCGCAACAGCTTCGCCCAGGAAATCAGCCAGGGCGGCATTGACGGCCTGATCAGCAAGCTGGCCGAGCGGAACAAGTCGGCCGGCTCGCGCGGCTGAGGAAGGCAGCCGGTGCTGTTGCTGCCGTCCACGCTCACCGTCCGCGAGGCGGCCGACACCTTGCGCCTGCTGGAGCAGGGCCTGCGGTCCTCGGGTGACACCCTGGTGATCGACGCGGCCGGCCTGCAGCACTTCGACTCGTCGGCGCTGGCCGTGCTGCTCGAATGCCAGCGGCAGGCGAGTGCCGAAGGCAAGCGCTGCGAGGT
This genomic stretch from Eleftheria terrae harbors:
- a CDS encoding STAS domain-containing protein, coding for MLLLPSTLTVREAADTLRLLEQGLRSSGDTLVIDAAGLQHFDSSALAVLLECQRQASAEGKRCEVRQMPLQLKKLAGLYGIAELLPVEVAAA
- a CDS encoding MlaC/ttg2D family ABC transporter substrate-binding protein; amino-acid sequence: MIRRSFATACLSMLMAVTAPAWAQQAPDALVKEVSTEVMDAAREDKAIQQGDVQRVITLVDSKIMPHVDFERMTASAVGRYWRQASAEQKQRLQTEFKQLLVRTYAGALAQVKDQRVVMKPMRASPEDKEVIVRSEVRGKGDPVQMDYRLEKTADGWKIYDVNVLGVWLVENYRNSFAQEISQGGIDGLISKLAERNKSAGSRG